The Bradyrhizobium sp. CCBAU 051011 DNA segment GGCCAGCCCCAGCGCGCCAAGGCGGCCTCGATCTGCGCGTCCGTCAGCCTCGTCGATGGCCAGCGGTAAATAAAGGCATAGGCCAGCCAGATCACGAAAAAGCTGACGAGGCCCGCGGCGGCGACATCAGTAAAGAAATGCCCGCCGAACGCCATCCGCAGCAGGGAGGTCGCGACCCCGAACAGGGTCGCCGCCACATACGCCAACGGCCGCCACTGCGGCGGCGTCAGCGCCGCCGGTGCATAGGCCCAGAAGGCGGTAGCGCCCTCGCCGGAGAAGAACGAGCAGTTTTTCCCGCACTCGCCGCGCGGATCCCACCATGGCACGAATTTCCAGGGCCCGTTGAACTCGGTCACCACCACCGGCCGCGGCCTTCCCCAATAACTCTTGAAGGTGAGGTTGGTCAGCACGACCGCGGACAGCAGGATCGTGGACAGCAGGAACACCGCCGCGCGTCCCGGAACCAGCATCGGTCGATCCGGTCGCATTATCTTGGCGACGATGGCAATCAGCGCCGGCAACGCCAGCGCCCAGGCGATCCACATCGCGCCGTCGCGCGCGAACGCGGCGAGCCCGTTCTGCTTCAGCGGAAACGAGGTGCTCCCGGCATCGTAAAACAACGCCGCCAACTGCAGATCGAGTTCGGGAAAGATTCCAAACAGCAGTCCGATGACGAGCGACAGGCCCAACGCGATAACAAGTCCGGTACGGTTCATGGCGCGGGGTTTAGCCGAGGCGATTGGGGATGAAAAGGCACAAGCGCGCTTCCCGCCTGTGGAAGAGGGGGAGAAACATCAGGAGAATGGCCGTGACTGCGACGGCAGCGGCGGCGGGGGCCGCAAGGTAGGCGGCGGCTCGCGCCAGGCGCCGGCGGATCGCCCCGCGATCATCCAGTAAACCAGGCCGGCAACGATACCCGCCCCGGTCATGATTTCGAGGTGGCGGTGCACGATGCCGTCGAAGCTCAGCGATTCCGGATCGAATGGCGTAAGGCCAAGATAGCAGGCCGCACCGACGATGGCGCCGCCGACGGCGTAAGCGAGCAGGCTGCGGATATAGAAAGCTTCGGTAATCAGGACGATGACCAACGCCGGCAGCAGCGCAAAGCCGGACAGAAAAATGAAGCCGAAGCCGAGCACGACGTTGATCGCACCCTGGTCGATCGGTACACCGCCGAGATCGCTGAATTCCGGATACAACACCGCGCCGACCACGATCATACCGGCCACGAAGCAGGCGGCGAGGAAGCCGAACAGGATGACGAAGAGGCGGCCGATCAGCGCCATGGCTACACCGGCGTCAACTGAACTGTCGCTGCTCGGGCCCTCCACTCGCCCGAACGACGGCCGGCGATCCACCAGAAGACGAATCCCGCCGCGAGGCCTGCCATCATTACGACCGCCAGTTCGCTTATGCTCGGCGCATTGCAGATCGAACGTGCGCTAATCAACTTGTCGACACGGGTGCATGCGACGTCCAGCGAAGCCGATCCCAGGCCCGCCATCATCATGTAGAACCATCGACTTCGAATTCTTAGACTTTCTGTAAAGATCAAGACGATCAATGCAGGAACAAGGCTGAACACAAAGAACGTGACCGTCGCAAACAAAGTTAAGAGGAGGTAGCCAACGATTGGGCCGCCCCAATAGTCCCACCTTGAGTAGTAGTACAAATTTTCGACGTCAGTCAGAACCATACCGGCAAGTAAAATATTTGCTGCAACAAAGTTGCCTGCAATGAGCGCGGCAAGAATTACGAGCATCCTTCTGAACGCTGTCATGCGACGCATCAATCCGTCATCGCCATGGCGCGCAGCGCCTGGCGCTCGCGCGCGGACAGTTTTTCGGTCTCCGATTTCAACTGGCCGCAGGCGGCGAGGATGTCGCGACCGCGCGGGGTGCGCACCGGCGAGGAATAGCCGGCGTTGAAGATGTATTCGGAGAACTTTTCGATCTGCTCCCAGTCCGAGCACTCGTAACGCGTACCCGGCCACGGATTGAACGGGATCAGATTGATCTTGGCCGGGATGCCCTTGAGCAGCTTGACGAGCAGCTTGGCGTCGTCGAGGGAATCGTTGACGCCCTTGAGCATCACGTATTCGAAGGTGATGCGGCGCGCGTTCGACGAGCCCGGATAGTCGCGGCAGGCCTGCAGCAGTTCGGCAATCGGATATTTGCGGTTCAGTGGCACCAGCTCGTTGCGCAGCTCGTCGCGCACGGCATGCAGCGAGATCGCCAGCATGACGCCGATCTCCTCGCCGGTCCGGATGATGTTCGGCACCACGCCCGAGGTCGACAGCGTGATGCGGCGACGGGAAATGCCGATGCCTTCATTGTCGGCCGTGATCAGGAGCGCATCGCGCACCGCGTCGAAATTGTAGAGCGGCTCGCCCATGCCCATCATGACGATGTTGGTGACAAGGCGGCTGCCGGTCGGCGTCTCGCGATCGGCCCAGTCATTGAGACGATCGCGCGCCACCATGATCTGGCCGACGATTTCGCCCGCGGTGAGATTGCGCACCAGCCGCTGTGTGCCGGTGTGGCAGAACGAGCAGTTCAACGTGCAGCCGACCTGCGAGGAGACGCAGAGCGTGCCGCGATCGGTTTCGGGAATGTAGACGCACTCGACTTCATGCGCTTTCTGCAACGCATCGCCGCTCGGCAGGCGCAACAGCCATTTGCGGGTGCCATCATTGGAAATCTGCTCGGCCACGACTTCGGGACGATCGACGGTAAAATGCTGCTCGAGTTGCGCGCGCATATCCTTGGAGACGCTGGTCATCTCGGCAAAGGATTTGGCGCCGCGAAAATACATCCAGTGCCAGAGCTGCTGGGTGCGCATCTTGCGCTGGGCGGGGGCGACGCCGATCGCGCCGAGCCGATCGGCGATCTCGGCGCGCGACAGGCCGATCAGCGAGGGTTTCGCTGGCGGCACATAGGTTTCGAGCGGAACCTTCTCCAGCGGCGCCACGGAAGATGAAAGCGACATTTATTCACACGAGACGGTTGAAGTGAATGAGGCGGGCAAAGCGACCTTTCCGCCGTAGCTCACCGAGCGAAGGCGGAAGCGTGCCCACCACAAATATCAATGGTGGGCACGGCGCTGCGCGCCTTTGCCCACCCTACGCACCCAAATAGGCCTTCCAGGGCCCGCAAACAACGCAAATTTAGGCAAAAAAAGCGGTCTAGCGCTTGCAATCCTGCGCCAGCCGGTCGAGCGCCTGGGACAGCCCCTTCAGCGAGAAGGTGTCGGTGGTCTCGGTGCCCTTGGCAGAGACGCCCTTGACCGTGACTTCGGCGGACTTGCGCATGGCGCTGACCATCTGCTCTTCCTCCGCGGCGTTCTTGATCCAGAGCCCGTCGCCCTGGGTGTACATCGCGTAGGCAGCGCCGCCGACCTCGAGTGACGATTCCGAACCCGGCTTCAGCGCATAGCCCATCATGATCGAAACTTCGTTGACGACCTTTTCGGCGGGCCGCGTCGAGACGAAGGCGTAGGCGGGATCGCGCGGACGATTCGGCGGATTGGTTTTGGACGACGACGGTTTCGCCAGCGCGAAGCAAACCTTCCTGCCGTTCGGAGTCGCCGTGTAGGCGCCCCAGGTGCCGTACTGGCCGATCAGGGTCGGCTCCGCGCCGCCTGCGGCAGCGGCTGCGGCCGGTTCCTGCTTTGCAGGTTGTTTGGCCGCCGGTGCAGGCGCGGGCTTCGCCGCATCCTTAGCCGAATCCTTGGCGCCCTTCGAAGCAGTGCCCTGTGCCTGTGCGAGGGATGTCGCCCCGCCCAACACCGCAATCGCAACCAGAAATGTCAGTATTCGCAACACGGACAACTGGTTCCCTTATCATTGTGACTGGATGATGGCCCGAGGGCGCGTCGCGCCGCCGGGGATGGATAGCCGGGAAATGCTTTTTTGGGAAGGCGGTTACATTGTTGTCACCGCTGTGGCGACCCTTCGTCTCAGGTCGCCTTCAGCGAATCAGAGCACGGGCTTCGGTTTCAGCGCCTGACTTAACTCCTGGGGCCACGCTCGCGCTGTTTTTGCCACTGCGCATCGGTCCACTGCAGCAGATCCTCGGCGCCGGAACTGCGCAGATGCGAGCCGCCGTCCTGCACTACCATCTCACCATTGATGTAGCCGGCCTGATCCGAAATCAAAAAGCTCGCCAGGTTTGCAAGTTCGCCATGCTCGCCGGCCCGGCCGAGCGGATTGCGTTGCGCCCAGTTTTCATCGCGGCCCTCGGGACGAAGCTGACCCGAGGCGCCCGGCGTCGGAAACGCGCCGGGCGCGATCGCAACCGTGCGTACCCCCTTTGGCCCCCACTCCACCGCAAGGCTCCTGGTCATCGCGAGCACGGCGGATTTCGCCATCGCCGACGGCACCGTGAAGGCGCGGCCGGTGATGGTCGAGGTCGAGAGAATGCTCAGCACCACGCCTTTGCGTTTGCCGTCGATCCACCGCTTGCCCGCGGCGAGCGTGCAATACATCGCGCCGTGCAGTGTCGGCGCAAGGATCGCGTCCGCCGCGCGGAACGACAAATGTTCGGTCTGGGCAATGAAGGTCGCGGCAGCATTGTTGACCAGAACGTCGATCGGCGCCGCGCGCCAGATCTGGTCCATCATCGCATCGACCGCGGCGCCGTCGCGGATATCGCATTGTGCAACCGTAATCCTGCCGCCGAGCTCATCGCGCATCTGCGTTGCCGTCGCCTCCAGCAATTCGAGCCGGCGGCCGCAAATGATCAGTTCCGCGCCGAGCTCGACGAAGCGGCGCCCCATCGCAGCCCCGAGGCCGGAGCCGCCGCCGGTGACCAATATCCGCTTCCCCGCCAGCAAGCCCTTTTCAAACATCGTTTGAATCCTCTTCATCCGCCGTGAGCCATGCATCCGAATCGGATTGTAGCCCGGCTTCAAATCCGGCATGAAGCTGCAAGCCTTCCGGTCCGACAATCAGGTGCGTCCATGAAAGCCATTCTCTGCTCGCAATATTGCCAACCCGACGATCTCGTGCTGGCCGACGTGCCGGACCCGGTGGCCGAGCCGGGACAAGCCGTGATCGCGATCAAGGCGGCTGCGCTGAATTTCTTCGACATCCTGATGATCCAGGGCAAGTACCAGATCAAGCCGCCGTTCCCGTTTTCGCCGGCCGCCGAAGTTGCCGGGGTGATCGAAAGCGTCGGCGCCGGCGTCACCGATCTGAAGGTCGGCGACCGCGTGGTGGCCTCGTGCGGCCATAACGGCGCACGCGAAAAGATTGCACTTCCGGCAAGCTCGATCGTGAAGATTCCCGACAATCTGGATTTCGATCGCGCCGCCGGGATCATCATCATCTACGGCACCGCGCTGCATGCGCTGGAAGATCGTGCCAGCCCGAAGCCCGGTGAGACGCTGGCCGTGCTGGGCGCTGCCGGCGGCACCGGGCTTGCGGCTTGCGAACTCGGCAAGCTGATGGGATTGAAGGTGATCGCCTGCGCGTCGTCGGACGAGAAGCTCGAATTTGCCAAGGCGCATGGCGCCGAGCTGACCCTGAACTACAGCAAGGAAGACCTGAAGGAGGGCTTGCGCCGCCTCACGGGAGGCAAGGGCGTCGACATCATCTTCGATCCGGTCGGCGGCACTTATGCCGAAGCCGCCTTGCGCTCGATCGCCTGGGAGGGCCGCTTCCTGGTGATCGGCTTTGCCGCGGGCGACATTCCGAAGATGCCGCTCAACCTCGCGCTACTCAAAGGTTGCGACATCCGCGGCGTGTTCTGGGGCGCGTGGACCAGGGTCAATCCGGAAAAGAACCGCGCCAACCTGGAAAAGCTGGTGAAGTGGACAGCGGAAGGCAAGATCTCCTCGCATGTCGACCGCACCTTCCCGCTGGCGCAGACCGCCGAAGCGCTCAAGGTGCTGGCCGGCCGCAAGGCGATGGGCAAGGTGATCCTGCATCCGTGAGAGGGAACCGGGCCTCTATTGAATTGCCGCCAGCTGGAAAAAGTGAAAACGGCCCGTGACTTGCTCGGGCCGTTTTTGTTCCACGCTTTTATATCACTGATATAATTCGTCGGTAACAATGCGTGTTTTTGAACCGCGTTATGCCGCTTGTCCGCCTTAATCATACCAAAAAATTTCCTAATCCCCCCCGGCGATTGTCGTTTTTTGAACCCAATCCGTGTGCGAGTTTAGCCGCCGGATGAGGGGGCTCCTGTACGTCAACAAGAGCAAGAAGCAAGTGCAGGGGACGCCCGTAAGTTGCGTTCGGTAGTGGGGAGCATCACCATGGCGGAGAATACCAGGCCTGTTCAGGCGAGAGATCCGTTCGACAGGTTTGACGAAGCCATCAGCGATCCTAGGCTGTATGAGGCCGATCAACCTCGATACGAACAGCTCCGCTACGAACCTCGATACGACGAGCCTCAATACGAACAGTCTCAATACGACCAGCCGCAATATGCGCAGCCTTTTGCGCCGGCGTTTGATCGGACAGATGTACTGCCGGAAGATCTGCCGCCACACGAGGCGGTGCCGCTTTTCCTCTCCAACTACGAGGAGGAGTCGCATCAGCAGCTTTCCGAATATTCGTTCGGCAGCGGAAGGTTCGGCAGCGGCGGGCTGAAGAAGGCCCGCGCCGGGCGCATCGTGACCGGCGTCGCAGTGGTGTCGGCGATCGCGGCGGTTCTGGCGCTGTTCTCCATCGACTCGACGCGTGCCGTTATCTTCAACGCCTCGCTCGGTGGCGGCGGTGGCGGCAGTGCGCCGCCTCCCGCCCAGCTCGCCGCAGCGGTACCGGAGCCGGCACCGCAGCCGCAGCGTGTTGCCGCGCCGCCGCTGGCCGCAGAACCAGCCGGCGCGGAGATGGCAGCCGCTCGCCGCACGCCTGCCAACGCGATGGCATCGGCCTCGCCGACGCGCGACGAAATTGCCGCCGCCTATCAGAGCGCGCTCAAGGGCAAGGTCGCGGTGCCCGAGCCGGTGGCGCGCGAAGCCTCCCGCGAAGTGGTTGCTGCGATTAATCCGGTGGCGCCGGCTGCTGCGGCCGCGCCGGCGGTTCGTGAGCCGGCACCCGTCACGCAAGCGGCGCCTCCTCCGGCACGACGCATCGATCCAGACGAACTCGCGGCGCTACTGAAGCGGGCGAAGGGCCTGCTTGCGATCGGCGATATTACTTCCGCCCGACTATTGCTTGAGCGCGCGGCGGACGCGCAGGAGCCCGAGGCGGCATTGATGCTGGCCGGAACGTATGATCCGCAAGTGCTGGGCAGCCAGGATTTGCGGAGCGTCACGCCCGATCCGGCAGCGGCCCGGCTCTGGTACCAGAAGGCCGCCCAGCTCGGGTCGGCAGATGCGAAGCGGCGGCTCGGCCAGTTGCAGTAGGCAATTACTCAAGAGAATTACTCACGACCAGCGCATAGAGGAACCCATGCGACACTTACTGGGAATGGCATTGCTTGCCATGACGGTGGCATGCAGCAATACGGCGGCCAAGGCCGCTGACACGGAGTACGACCCGGCCAAGGTAAGCGAAAGTCTGAAGGCCATTTTCCAGTTCGGTTCGGTGGCCACCAAGCAGGCCCTGAACGCCAATACAGTTACACTGATCTCGGGAACGATCGGCGGCACCTATGTGCAATTCGGCGCCGATCTCGCTTCCGTGCTCGACGATGGAAACAAGTTGCGCGTACTCCCCATCGTCGGGCGCGGTTCTGTGCAGAGCGTGGCCGACATTCTGTTCCTGCAGGGTGTCGACCTCGGCATCGTGCGCGCCGACACGCTCGACTATCTCGAGAAGAAGGGCTTTGCGAAGGACATCAAGAAGCAGTTCACCTATGTGACCAAGCTCTACAATGAAGAGATGTACGTCCTCGCGTCGAAGTCGATAACGAGCATCAGCCAGCTCAACGGCAAGAAGGTCAGCGTCGATCTTCCCAACGGCGGCACCTTCGTGACCGCAGCGGTCGTGTTCGAGCGGCTCGGCATCAAGCCGAACTTCCTCTACCTCGAGCAGCGCATCGCGATGGAGAAAATGCGGGCGGGCGAGATCGACGCGGTAATTGCCGTCGGCGGCAAGCCGTACAAGTCCGTCAGCAACTTCAACGACAACCGCTTCCACCTCGTACCGGTCGACTATACGCGGCCGCTGCAAACCGACTATCTGCCCGCGGTGCTGACTTCGAAAGATTATCCCAACCTGATCGCGGAAGGGGCGAAGGTCGATACCATTGCCGTGCCTGCGGTGCTCGCGGCCTACAATTGGGCGCCCAACACCGAGCGTTACCGCAAGCTGGCCCAGTTCGTGGACGCCTTCTTCACCAAGTTCCCGACGTTCCAGAACCCGCCATTCCATCCGAAGTGGAAGGAAGTGTCGCTGGCGGCGCCGTTGCCGGATTGGCAGCGCCTTCCGGTTGCCGAGCAATGGCTCAAGACCCGCAATATCGAGGCCGTGTCGCGCGCCAGGTTCGATGAATTCCTGAAACAGAGCCCGACCACCGCAGCAGGCGTAAAGTCGGACGCGGACAAGGAAGCCCTGTTCAGGCAGTTCCAGGCCTGGGAAGCCGAGCGAAGCGCGCGAGCGCAGGCCCCCTCACCGGCACAGCGCTAGCTACGGCTAGCCAACTGCCGCCTATTCCGTCACATCGGCGGTGTCGATCCCGCGCTTGAGCGCCGCGCGGGCGGCATCGCGGTGCTCCTGTGTGATGTGGCTCGCGACCATGCGGATGGCGGTGGCGAGAATGGCGGCATCGTCGGTAAAGCCCAGTAATGGCAGCACGTCCGGCATGAAATCGAACGGCACGATGAAATAGGCGACGGCGCCGAGCAGCGCCGCCTGCACATGACGCGGCGTCTCTTTATCGAACGCACAGTAATAGGCCGCGAGCAGGTCTTCGGCGAAGGGAAGCTGCGCCACCACCTGCTTGAACTTGATCCAGAAGCGCCGGCGCACGCTCTCCTGATCCCGCGCCAGCCGGTCGGCGGGTTCGAAACCCATGCTGTGATCGGACGATGCCATCGCGGCGCTCCCCTCAAGGGTCCGGCGCGGCAGATCGCCGCCGCTACCGAACATAACGAAGAATTGGGGATGTCCGCGCCGCCCCGCAAGATCGCGGGCCGTCCAGCTCAGGTGACGCCCAATTGCCGCGCGATCGCGTTCATGGCCTTCGCCAGATCGATGTCGCGCCGGGTCACGCCACCGGCGTCATGGGTCGCGAGCACGACTTCCACCGTCTTGTAGACGTTCTTCCATTCCGGATGATGGTCGTTCTTCTCGGCCACCAGGGCCGCGCGGGACATGAATCCGAAAGCTTCGTTGAAGTCCCTGAAGGTGAAGGTCCGCTGGATCGCCTCGCGTCCTGATGTCTCGGACCAGCCGGAGAGTTCCGCCAGGGCTGATTTGCGCGCCTCCGCCGATAGTCGTTCCGCCATGATCGCCTCCCGTTTCAGACAGCCTCCACCCTAACACCGAAGGCCACATCGGGGATCCCCTGCCCCGAAATGGACCAATGCCGGCTTGGGGACGGCCGATAACCATGACGCAGATGTAACAATGGTTAGGCGCGGAAGTTTGCTAGGATGTCGGAGTAACCGTGCCGACGGCATAAAATTGTACCTCGAACGATTACCAGGGATTGATGACCGACAGCCCCCATTCCGAGGCAATGCCGGCCCCGCCCTCGCCCCGCTCCGCGAAACGACGGCTGACATTCGTCACGCTGGCCGGCGTACTGGCCATCGTCGGCGCGCTGGCGGCCGGCTACTACTTTGCCATGCGGCCGGTGACGCTGCGGATCGCCGTCGGTCCTGCCGCCAGCGACGACCTCAAGGTGGTTCAGAACCTGGCGCAGGCCTTCAACAACCAGCGCAACACGCTGGTCCGGTTGCGCCCGGTACAGACCGACGGCGCGCTTGCCAGCGCCAACCTGCTCGGAGAGGGCAAAGCCGATCTCGCCATCATCAGGGGCGATCTCGAAATACCGAAGAACGCGCAGGCGGTGGCGACGCTGCGCAAGAACGTCGTGGTGCTGTGGGTCGCGTCGGCCGGCAAGAGCAAGGGCAAGAAGGCTGCAGCTGGCATCACGAAAATCGGCCAGCTCGCCGGACGCCGCATCGCCGTCGTCGGCCGCACCCAGGCCAATGTCAATCTGCTCAAGGTGATCCTGCGGCAATACGGCGTGGATCCGGCCAACGTCGAGATCGTCCAGTTCCCCGCCAACGAGGCAGCGGAGGCCATTCGTAACCAGAAGGCCGATGCCTATCTCGCCGCCGGCCCGGTCAACAGCAAGATCACGGCGGACGCGATCGCCGCATCGGTGCGCGACGGCGGTACGCCGAAATTCCTCGCGATCGATTCCGCCGAGGCGATTGCGCAGAACTTTCCCGCCTACGAGGCCGCCGACATCCCGGCCGGAGCTTTTGGCAGCGCGCCGGGCCGGCCCGAGGAAGAGGTCAAGACCATCAGTTTTGCGCATCACATCGTGGCGCGCCGAGGCATTTCGGAATCGACCATCGCGATCTTTACGCGGCAGTTGTTTGCGATCCGCCAGAACCTGAAGAACGAATTCCCGCTCGCCGCCAAGATCGAGACGCCCGACACCGACAAGGACGCCACGATCCCCGTGCATCCCGGCGCCGCCGCCTTTGTCGACGGCGAGGAAAAAACCTTCCTCGACCGCTACAGCGACTACATCTGGTGGAGCCTGATGGCGCTATCGGCGATGGGCTCGGCCGGCGCCTGGTTCGCCGGATATCTCAAGAAGGACGAGCGCAACGTCAACACGCCGCAGCGCGACCGGCTGCTCGACATGCTCACCGCCGCCCGCCAATGCGATTCGATGGAGGAGCTCGACCAGATGCAGGCGGAAGCGGACGCCATTCTGCGCGATACGCTGCAATGCTATGAGCACGGCACGAACGAGGAAGGTACCTTGACCGCGTTCAACATCGCGATCGAGCAGTTCCACAACGCGGTGGCCGACCGCAAGACGCTGTTGATGAGCATGCCGCAAAACCTGCAGCGGGCGAGCGCGCAATTCCGCGCGGCCAGCAGCGCCTGATCTGCCAATCCGGTAATCGAACCGTCATCAATTCCGTCTAGCCCGGTCGCCACTTTCCGCGCATTCTGGCCGCGGAATAGCGGGGGCTTGTATGACGTTCAGGATTTCAAGCAGAATTTCCCGTCGACGCTTCCTCGCCACGACGGGCGTCGGCGCTGTTGCACTGGCAACGCCCTATCTCAGCCGCGCCGCCGACCGGCCGGTCGTAACCTCCGGTGTGCAGTCCGGCGATGTCGGCAGCGACGGCGGCGTAGTATGGGCGCGCGCCGACCGTCCCTCGCAAATGCTGGTCGAGGTCGCCACCTCGGATTCCTTTACCAATGAGCGGACGCTGCCGCCGATCGCAGCACTGCCCGAAAGCGACTTCGCCGCAAAGATGCTGCTGGAGAATCTGCCTGCCGGGCAGGAGGTTTTCTATCGTGTCCGGTTTCGCGATCTCGCGCATATCGGCGTCGAAAGCGAGCCGGTAGTCGGGCGCTTCCGCACCGCGCCGGCCGATCGCCGCGACGTCAGTTTCGTCTGGGGCGGCGACGTCGCCGGGCAGGGCTGGGGCATCAACCCGGATGACGGCGGCATGTTCACCTTCGCCACCATGCGCAAGCACCGCCCGGATTTCCTGCTGCACTCCGGCGACACCATCTATGCCGACGGACCGCTCAAGAGCGAGGTGACGCTTGCCGACGGCAAGATCTGGAAGAACGTGACGACGCCCGAGAAGTCGAAAGTCGCAGAAACGCTGGACGAATTCCGCGCCGCGCACAGGTACAATTTCATGGATGAGCATCTGCGCGCGTTCAACGCCGAGGTGCCCGTGTTCGTGCAGTGGGACGACCATGAAGTCGTCAACAACTGGTCGTCCTCCAAGGAACTGCCTGCCAGCTACAAGGAGCGCAACATCGCGCTGCTCGCCGCCCGCGCGGCGCGCGCCTTCCACGAAATGTATCCGATCCGCGAAAGCATCACGGAGCCGGGACGGGTCTACCGGACGCTCAATTACGGACCGCATCTCGACGTCTTCATGCTGGATGAGCGCAGCTATCGCGGTCCGAATGGTCCGAACCAGGAGACCGATTACGGTCCCGAAAGCTATTTCCTCGGGCCCGAGCAGCTCGCCTGGCTGAAACGGGGACTGTTGAATTCGCGCGCCACCTGGAAGGTGATCGCATCCGACATGCCGCTCAGCATCA contains these protein-coding regions:
- a CDS encoding alkaline phosphatase, coding for MTFRISSRISRRRFLATTGVGAVALATPYLSRAADRPVVTSGVQSGDVGSDGGVVWARADRPSQMLVEVATSDSFTNERTLPPIAALPESDFAAKMLLENLPAGQEVFYRVRFRDLAHIGVESEPVVGRFRTAPADRRDVSFVWGGDVAGQGWGINPDDGGMFTFATMRKHRPDFLLHSGDTIYADGPLKSEVTLADGKIWKNVTTPEKSKVAETLDEFRAAHRYNFMDEHLRAFNAEVPVFVQWDDHEVVNNWSSSKELPASYKERNIALLAARAARAFHEMYPIRESITEPGRVYRTLNYGPHLDVFMLDERSYRGPNGPNQETDYGPESYFLGPEQLAWLKRGLLNSRATWKVIASDMPLSIIVYDDAANKKGSEAVAQGDGPPRGRELEIADLLRFIRTSGVANTVWLTADVHYAAAHYYNPDKAQFQEFDPFWEFVAGPLHAGTFGPNDLDNTFGPEVKFIKAPGPGNQNLPPSAGMQFFGHVRIDGRSGQMTVTLRDRADVVLWSTTLDPKPV